In one Nicotiana tomentosiformis chromosome 6, ASM39032v3, whole genome shotgun sequence genomic region, the following are encoded:
- the LOC104099620 gene encoding exocyst complex component EXO70H1-like — protein MTGFFSSSKPAHSSHNSSSPSPPHTFCETLMEDSLKNAEAIIKRWDLDNGSSNSSYCTISNLFRDNRAEAKQFVDAVIDLQHAMRLVIKESSSSQQLVRAQNLMQIAIKRLEKEFRTILAGNRYFLDSESTASREYSNRSSTASDEDQASEDDNTVEIQARLSEVSITEEGEKISVTADLRAIADCMIEAGYGKECAQIYQLNRKSVIDETLYCLGIENFNISVIQKMDWDVLEKKIKSWLSAVKVAVSTLLYGERILCDQVFAVSDNIRESCFSEIAKDSALALFTFPEMVAKYKKLSIEKMFRILDLYDAISELWSEIELIFGFDSTAVVRSQAMSSMEKLREAARTILSEFESAIKKDSSKVVPGGGIHPLTRYVMNYLVFLSDYSGPISEIVADMPVSMKSPLPESYLLSPIADDENSAACVVSVRLAWLILVLLCKLDGKAGFYGDVPLSYLFLANNLNYVLSKVRESSLKLLLGSIWLSNHEAKVEQYMENYKRMGWSKVLTSLPENLTAKISPAEVNQCFCKFNLGFEEAYRKQSSWVIPDPKLRDEVKISLAKKIVTAYRAFYEKNWETVSRSGSGGEVESIVRFVPDDLQNYLSDLFYGAGFSENSSTSHGSTSTFSSPSR, from the coding sequence ATGACTGGGTTTTTCTCTTCATCCAAACCTGCACATTCTTCTCATAACTCTTCCTCTCCATCCCCACCTCACACCTTCTGTGAAACTTTAATGGAGGATTCATTAAAGAACGCTGAGGCAATTATTAAAAGATGGGATCTTGATAATGGCTCCTCTAACAGCTCTTACTGCACAATATCAAATCTCTTTCGCGATAATCGAGCAGAGGCTAAGCAGTTTGTGGATGCTGTAATCGACTTACAGCATGCTATGCGATTGGTTATCAAGGAAAGTTCCAGCTCCCAACAGCTTGTTCGAGCTCAAAATCTCATGCAAATAGCCATTAAGAGACTTGAGAAAGAGTTCCGCACCATTTTGGCAGGGAATCGCTACTTCTTAGACTCTGAAAGTACTGCCTCAAGAGAATATTCCAACCGGTCCAGTACTGCTTCAGATGAAGATCAAGCTTCTGAAGATGATAATACTGTTGAGATACAAGCTCGTCTTTCCGAGGTTTCAATTACTGAGGAAGGTGAAAAGATTTCTGTAACAGCGGATCTGAGAGCAATTGCTGATTGTATGATTGAAGCTGGGTACGGAAAAGAGTGCGCCCAGATTTACCAACTTAATCGAAAATCAGTCATCGACGAGACATTGTATTGCCTGggaattgaaaattttaatatttcGGTTATTCAGAAAATGGATTGGGATGTTCttgagaagaaaataaaaagttgGTTGAGTGCTGTTAAGGTTGCAGTTAGTACTCTACTTTATGGCGAGAGGATTCTCTGTGACCAAGTCTTCGCCGTCTCCGACAACATTAGAGAGTCTTGTTTCTCGGAGATTGCTAAAGACAGTGCTCTGGCGCTGTTCACTTTCCCGGAGATGGTGGCGAAGTACAAGAAATTGTCTATTGAGAAAATGTTTCGTATTCTCGATCTCTACGACGCTATTTCTGAACTCTGGAGTGAAATCGAATTGATTTTCGGCTTTGACTCCACGGCGGTTGTCAGATCCCAGGCGATGAGCTCAATGGAGAAGCTTCGCGAAGCTGCTCGAACCATCTTATCGGAGTTTGAATCGGCGATTAAGAAAGATTCGTCCAAAGTGGTACCTGGTGGCGGAATCCACCCGCTAACTCGCTACGTCATGAACTACCTTGTTTTCCTCAGTGATTACAGTGGGCCTATCTCTGAAATCGTCGCCGATATGCCGGTATCAATGAAGTCGCCACTGCCGGAATCTTATCTATTGAGTCCAATCGCCGACGATGAGAACTCTGCTGCTTGCGTCGTTTCCGTACGGCTCGCTTGGCTTATCCTCGTTCTCCTCTGCAAACTCGACGGCAAAGCAGGGTTCTACGGTGACGTGCCGTTATCCTATTTGTTCTTAGCAAACAACTTAAACTACGTCCTCTCCAAGGTCCGAGAATCCAGCCTGAAGCTCCTATTAGGATCCATTTGGCTCTCGAACCACGAAGCAAAGGTAGAACAGTACATGGAAAATTACAAGAGAATGGGCTGGAGCAAGGTGCTGACATCACTGCCGGAGAATTTAACGGCCAAGATTTCTCCGGCAGAAGTGAACCAGTGCTTCTGTAAATTCAATTTGGGTTTCGAAGAGGCGTATCGAAAACAGagttcatgggtgatacccgaccCGAAACTTCGTGACGAAGTCAAAATATCACTGGCGAAGAAGATTGTTACAGCCTATCGAGCATTTTACGAGAAGAACTGGGAAACTGTTTCAAGGAGTGGGAGCGGTGGCGAAGTGGAGTCAATTGTCAGATTTGTCCCTGATGATTTACAAAATTACTTATCCGATTTATTTTATGGAGCTGGTTTTTCAGAAAATAGCAGTACGTCGCACGGGTCAACTTCAACGTTCTCATCTCCATCACGTTGA
- the LOC138894336 gene encoding uncharacterized protein, whose translation MKRKKLDKCFGRFMEKVKQLYVNIPFTEVLTQMPAYAKFLMEILSSKRKLEEINVVKLNAHCSAILRSKIPQKCGDTRSFTIPCSLGGKKFDKALCDSGASINLMPLSVFRKLDGELGVIKSIPVSLQLDEKTTILPKGIIEDILVRVDKFVFPVNFIVVDMKVNKEVPLILGRPFLCTGRAIFDIYEGQLMLRVGNEKVVLQMKRMMKYPSDEAFAYSCFKLDVVGELAEKYKLDKLVGDTLERCISQSNIVDNEDPKLRIKWLMRRN comes from the coding sequence ATGAAGCGGAAAAAACTTGACAAATGTTTTGGGCGATTCATGGAGAAGGTCAAACAACTATATGTGAACATTCCCTTCACAGAGGTACTCACTCAGATGCCTgcttatgcaaagttcttgaTGGAAATTTTGTCTAGCAAGAGAAAACTGGAGGAGATAAATGTGGTCAAGCTGAATGCCCACTGCAGTGCCATATTACGAAGTAAAATTCCCCAAAAGTGTGGGGACACAAGAAGCTTCACCATACCATGCTCGTTGGGGGGTAAAAAATTTGATAAGGCcctatgtgattctggtgcatcTATAAATCTAATGCCTCTGTCTGTATTCAGGAAACTGGATGGTGAGCTTGGAGTGATTAAATCAATACCAGTATCCCTACAACTGGATGAAAAGACCACCATTTTACCTAAGGGAATCATTGAGGATATTCTAGTTCGGGTGGACAAGTTTGTGTTCCCCGTAAACTTTATTGTGGTGGATATGAAGGTGAACAAGGAGGTGCCTCTAATTCTAGGGAGGCCATTCTTATGTACAGGCAGAGCTATCTTTGATATCTATGAAGGGCAGCTTATGCTCAGAGTGGGCAACGAAAAAGTGGTGTTGCAGatgaagaggatgatgaaataCCCAAGTGATGAGGCATTCGCCTACTCGTGTTTCAAGCTGGATGTTGTTGGAGAATTGGCTGAAAAATACAAGCTTGACAAGCTTGTAGGGGATACTCTAGAGAGGTGTATTTCTCAGTCTAACATTGTGGATAATGAAGATCCTAAATTGAGGATCAAGTGGTTGATGAGGAGGAACTAA